Proteins found in one Candidatus Thorarchaeota archaeon genomic segment:
- a CDS encoding type II toxin-antitoxin system VapC family toxin, which translates to MFSMEEHSSSEIPAGIHYLDTCVLLNLFRSYSQGDYPQAARDFLEKIEQGQAKGLVSNLTLCEIIGAIRTASVYKKNIVDKSKIEEILDKVLRMIYQIENIIFFTSAEDGSLDKPSNPIFLFQVLQDGVESLRKENYQIECVNPPSEYRFRGLNINDLIHLRIASELGCDYLATFDKGFWIQRRPLGIYDVKNQTER; encoded by the coding sequence TTGTTTAGTATGGAAGAACACTCATCTTCAGAAATACCCGCCGGTATACATTACTTAGACACCTGTGTCCTTCTCAATCTATTCAGAAGCTATTCTCAAGGCGATTACCCTCAGGCAGCAAGAGATTTTCTTGAAAAAATCGAGCAGGGTCAAGCAAAGGGTCTTGTTTCTAATCTGACCCTATGCGAGATAATTGGAGCAATAAGAACAGCCTCGGTGTATAAGAAAAACATCGTAGATAAATCCAAAATAGAAGAGATATTGGACAAAGTTCTCAGAATGATATACCAAATTGAAAACATAATTTTCTTTACAAGTGCTGAAGATGGGAGTCTAGACAAACCATCTAATCCCATCTTTCTATTCCAAGTTCTGCAGGACGGGGTAGAATCTTTGAGAAAAGAAAACTATCAGATTGAATGCGTCAATCCGCCGAGTGAATACAGATTTCGAGGATTAAATATAAATGATTTAATCCATTTGAGAATTGCTTCAGAACTGGGCTGTGATTATCTTGCAACCTTTGATAAGGGATTTTGGATACAAAGAAGACCCTTGGGGATTTACGATGTCAAAAATCAAACTGAAAGGTGA
- a CDS encoding type II toxin-antitoxin system VapC family toxin: protein MTENIYLDTSALVKRFLEEEGTNIVDSLFDKCYDEKAKLVLSQFNVGEATVVFNKYENRDIIPSAEEPFQILYNELSLLCKLGSVRVVPLLGKIVNDSIPLIFKYDLYIADAIQIKTCLYQECSCFATFDRKLQNVAEAEGLNLLE, encoded by the coding sequence ATGACTGAGAATATCTACCTTGATACAAGTGCACTTGTAAAGCGTTTTCTTGAAGAAGAGGGGACCAATATTGTAGATTCACTTTTTGACAAGTGCTATGATGAAAAAGCGAAATTAGTTCTTTCTCAGTTCAATGTGGGAGAAGCAACAGTGGTCTTCAACAAGTATGAGAACCGAGATATCATACCTAGTGCAGAAGAACCATTCCAAATACTGTATAATGAATTAAGCTTACTTTGCAAACTCGGTTCAGTCCGTGTTGTTCCCTTGCTAGGCAAGATCGTTAATGACAGTATACCTTTGATCTTCAAATACGATTTGTATATCGCTGATGCCATTCAGATAAAGACATGTCTGTATCAAGAATGCAGTTGCTTTGCTACATTTGATAGGAAACTGCAGAATGTAGCTGAAGCCGAAGGTCTCAACTTATTGGAATGA
- a CDS encoding ornithine cyclodeaminase family protein, translated as MILLKGEDIAQLVTMEECIEVVEEAFRKHAKGKTVYPSKNQFTLPGEEWRWWAFMPAYVENMGVACKVVCDYPQNKNRGKPTIIGTILLADSETGELKAIMDGTGLTAIRTGALGAIAAKYLAREDAETVGVIGCGVQGRKQLEGLTKVRGITEARIFDLDNKSMDEFIDAMKHLDIDIEKSNAKDVQEADIVVAATPSKTPVVNGSIIEDGTHVTSIGAHTPDAREVDDVLINKSKIVIDSPDAKKSGDIKDYEGQLIELKEVIAGTKVRTSAEDITFFKSVGTALQDIAAANLAYKNAVKKGAGKEINL; from the coding sequence ATGATACTCCTGAAAGGCGAAGATATTGCACAACTCGTAACCATGGAGGAATGCATTGAGGTCGTAGAAGAGGCCTTCCGAAAGCACGCAAAGGGAAAGACTGTCTATCCATCAAAAAACCAATTCACGCTGCCTGGAGAAGAATGGCGCTGGTGGGCCTTTATGCCTGCATATGTTGAGAATATGGGAGTAGCCTGCAAGGTAGTCTGTGACTACCCCCAGAATAAGAATCGAGGAAAACCCACAATTATCGGAACGATACTACTTGCTGATTCTGAAACCGGTGAGCTCAAAGCCATTATGGATGGGACTGGTTTGACAGCGATACGGACTGGCGCATTAGGTGCAATCGCTGCGAAGTATTTGGCACGTGAAGATGCGGAGACAGTTGGTGTAATTGGCTGCGGTGTTCAGGGCCGAAAGCAGCTGGAAGGTTTAACCAAGGTGAGAGGAATTACCGAAGCTCGGATTTTCGATCTAGACAACAAGTCCATGGACGAATTCATTGATGCTATGAAGCATCTTGATATTGATATCGAGAAGTCCAATGCGAAGGATGTTCAGGAAGCGGACATTGTCGTTGCTGCTACTCCTTCGAAAACGCCAGTTGTTAATGGTAGCATAATTGAGGATGGCACCCACGTGACTTCAATTGGGGCTCATACTCCTGATGCAAGAGAAGTTGATGATGTTCTCATCAATAAATCGAAGATAGTCATTGATTCTCCAGATGCCAAAAAGTCAGGTGATATCAAAGACTACGAAGGTCAACTGATTGAGCTGAAGGAAGTAATCGCAGGCACCAAGGTGAGGACTTCAGCTGAAGATATAACATTCTTCAAATCCGTTGGGACCGCCCTCCAAGATATAGCCGCAGCGAATCTCGCTTATAAGAATGCAGTGAAGAAAGGGGCTGGAAAAGAAATCAATCTTTGA
- a CDS encoding ATP-dependent helicase, with protein MQKEKEELFKIRQLPEDVDRRFQEELNDEQYEAVTHEAGPALVIAGPGSGKTRVLTYRAAWLLEKGAPPDAIALMTFTKKAAQDMIRRVEYLTGGKGNRIIAGTFHHICNRFLKKNADALDWGYTSDFTILDREDAEDLMKLIVGRRIPEEQQGHHPRPSQLVNIYSKALNLAEKIKDVIEEFYPGYEEQAGFIIRMIDAYQVRKREMNVMDFDDLLVNFLNLLRTDDVGDQIKRQFEHVLVDEYQDVNTLQADIVKELSSEAQSVMVVGDDAQAIYSFRGAQIKHMLEFPERYEGTIEYRLECNYRSVPEILDFVNASIAHNESQFEKTLQPTRQSGDKPYLTPCLDVREEANLTCSRILELNEQDVPLREQAVLFRARHHSLEVERACINYGIQYEMRAGLRFFERAHIKDAMAHLILLVNPSDAVQWMRVLTMQRGVGDVTASKVLDEVLEAEKPMSRFVRLNMPAAMSGKRVYKTGMESLQRIQRFFRDDLPHSSDDSLPTLDVILERIIEFIEPIVQDNYDNADERIQDLHELVNFSARYEDPNEFLSDVLTMYNLVGTTMEEGAEEDSEKVVLSTIHQAKGLEWEAIYIIRLLEGALPFHRAFNKPEEIEEERRLFYVACTRAKDYLFLTYPDVLDTRWSDEIGNPSRFIEEIREEGVFQELGVLE; from the coding sequence ATGCAGAAGGAAAAGGAAGAGCTCTTCAAGATACGACAGCTTCCAGAAGATGTGGACCGGCGGTTTCAAGAGGAGCTAAATGATGAACAATATGAAGCCGTTACCCATGAAGCAGGACCGGCACTTGTTATTGCTGGTCCCGGATCGGGAAAAACAAGGGTACTCACGTACAGAGCTGCTTGGCTGCTTGAGAAAGGAGCTCCCCCAGATGCAATCGCACTCATGACATTTACGAAGAAAGCAGCTCAAGACATGATTCGTCGTGTCGAGTATCTTACGGGAGGAAAAGGCAACCGCATTATAGCAGGAACCTTTCATCATATCTGTAATAGGTTCCTGAAGAAAAACGCGGACGCCCTAGATTGGGGATATACATCCGATTTCACGATTCTAGACAGAGAAGATGCGGAAGACCTCATGAAGCTCATTGTGGGCAGGCGAATTCCCGAAGAACAGCAAGGGCATCATCCTCGCCCATCCCAGTTAGTCAATATCTACTCGAAGGCACTGAATCTTGCTGAGAAGATCAAGGATGTCATCGAGGAATTCTACCCGGGGTATGAGGAACAAGCTGGTTTCATCATCAGAATGATCGATGCCTATCAAGTCCGCAAGAGAGAAATGAATGTGATGGACTTCGACGATCTATTGGTGAATTTCCTTAATCTTTTGCGTACAGACGATGTTGGCGACCAAATAAAGAGGCAGTTTGAGCATGTTCTTGTAGATGAATATCAAGACGTGAATACACTGCAAGCCGATATCGTGAAAGAGTTGAGCTCAGAGGCCCAATCCGTCATGGTGGTCGGGGATGATGCGCAGGCAATCTATTCGTTTCGTGGTGCACAGATCAAACACATGCTGGAATTCCCTGAAAGGTACGAAGGAACAATCGAATACAGGCTGGAATGCAACTACAGAAGCGTTCCTGAGATACTTGACTTCGTTAATGCATCAATCGCTCACAATGAATCTCAATTCGAAAAGACACTGCAACCAACAAGACAATCTGGGGACAAGCCCTACTTAACACCGTGCCTAGATGTTAGAGAAGAGGCGAATCTAACCTGTTCGCGAATCCTTGAGTTGAACGAGCAGGATGTTCCTCTAAGAGAACAGGCTGTACTTTTCCGGGCCAGACATCATTCTCTTGAAGTCGAGAGAGCCTGCATTAACTACGGAATACAATATGAAATGCGAGCTGGCCTACGTTTCTTTGAGCGTGCTCACATCAAAGATGCAATGGCACACCTGATTCTCCTTGTCAATCCATCTGATGCCGTACAGTGGATGAGAGTGCTAACAATGCAGAGAGGGGTAGGTGACGTAACGGCCTCAAAGGTGCTTGATGAAGTGCTTGAGGCAGAGAAGCCTATGTCCAGATTTGTAAGGCTAAACATGCCTGCTGCAATGTCAGGGAAGAGAGTATACAAGACTGGTATGGAGAGTCTTCAAAGGATTCAGAGGTTCTTCAGAGATGACCTTCCACATTCATCAGACGATAGTCTTCCCACTCTGGATGTTATACTTGAAAGGATTATCGAGTTCATTGAACCAATCGTCCAAGACAACTACGATAATGCAGATGAAAGGATTCAGGATCTCCACGAACTCGTGAATTTCTCGGCGAGGTATGAAGACCCCAATGAGTTCCTTTCAGATGTTCTAACGATGTACAATCTCGTAGGAACAACTATGGAGGAGGGCGCTGAAGAAGACTCTGAGAAGGTTGTTTTGTCAACAATACATCAAGCGAAGGGGCTGGAGTGGGAAGCAATCTATATTATCAGGCTCCTTGAAGGTGCTCTACCATTTCACAGGGCTTTCAATAAGCCAGAAGAAATCGAGGAAGAGAGACGCCTCTTCTATGTTGCCTGTACTCGAGCCAAAGACTACCTATTTCTGACATATCCAGATGTACTGGATACTCGATGGTCTGACGAAATTGGCAATCCTTCTCGTTTCATTGAAGAAATCCGTGAGGAAGGAGTTTTCCAGGAACTGGGCGTTCTTGAATGA
- a CDS encoding sulfite exporter TauE/SafE family protein, with protein MQRLVRRMDGSILPILVLVLIGFIAKLVDSTLGLGYGTVLVPSLLLLGFPVDRVIPGVLLSEFISSALTAISHRAIGTISSHPRSEDFKVSFVLSTLGVIGAAAGVLVALSTPSTFITFYVLATVMFTGTLVIAGFEWRFSWGRITVLGFIASLNKALSGGGYGPIVAGGQMISGRDSKEALCTTSTAEAFTTGTSWFLYILVGTASLAWSVLLVFEIPLLVGAAASAPVAAYLVNKVDSRNVTPFVGATAVSLSIVAMADLIFGGIIAIGVALVALISLVFGAGWLQYERRELQRAGEWPSPSRIYNQQPCDEDKDEIESSENEK; from the coding sequence ATGCAGAGGTTAGTTCGAAGAATGGATGGAAGCATATTGCCAATTCTGGTCCTTGTACTTATAGGCTTCATAGCCAAGCTCGTCGACTCCACCCTAGGATTGGGCTATGGTACAGTTCTCGTACCGTCACTACTTCTTCTGGGTTTCCCTGTCGATCGAGTGATACCCGGCGTACTCCTATCCGAGTTCATATCATCCGCATTAACTGCTATTTCACATAGAGCAATAGGTACGATTAGCTCACATCCGCGCTCTGAAGATTTCAAAGTGAGTTTCGTTTTGTCAACACTTGGTGTCATAGGAGCAGCTGCTGGTGTTCTTGTTGCTCTTTCTACACCTTCCACATTCATCACGTTCTATGTCCTTGCCACAGTGATGTTCACAGGAACGCTAGTTATTGCAGGTTTCGAATGGAGATTCTCATGGGGCCGAATCACAGTCTTGGGATTCATAGCTTCACTCAACAAGGCGTTGAGTGGTGGTGGATACGGCCCAATAGTGGCAGGCGGCCAAATGATTTCTGGAAGAGATAGTAAAGAAGCCCTATGCACAACAAGTACAGCCGAAGCTTTCACAACAGGAACTTCCTGGTTCCTATACATACTGGTTGGTACCGCCTCGCTTGCCTGGTCAGTACTGCTAGTTTTCGAAATCCCATTGCTTGTGGGGGCAGCAGCTTCAGCCCCGGTAGCAGCATATCTAGTCAATAAAGTTGATTCACGCAATGTAACTCCCTTTGTAGGCGCCACAGCAGTTTCATTGAGCATTGTTGCTATGGCGGATCTGATTTTTGGTGGAATTATTGCCATAGGAGTAGCTTTAGTTGCCCTGATCTCATTGGTTTTTGGGGCAGGCTGGCTTCAATACGAGAGGCGAGAGCTACAACGAGCAGGAGAATGGCCCTCGCCTTCTAGAATCTACAATCAACAGCCTTGCGATGAAGATAAGGATGAGATAGAATCCAGTGAAAACGAGAAATGA
- a CDS encoding dihydrodipicolinate reductase, with product MSKPFKVLQIGLGAIGQPIAFEMLARDNLKLVGVVDINPEYRGKTVADVLSNDVGKRVPIFSNLRESLERTSAHPADIAVIATSSHLEQVMKSILTCLDVGLHVVSICEELSFPYRRYPKLAKKIDAEADEVGRSVLGTGINPGFLMDLLPLMLTGPCIRFNTMRITRVIDSSTRRTSFQEKVGTGMKTDEFEKAIEEGEITGHVGLLESIYMIDDILKLSLDEIKERPPEAVIAEGVVETPIGSVEKGDVVGLRSVGVGLRKDQEIVKLEFVAHAGASPEYDEILIDGHPEITQRIEGGVMGDHGTVGMVLNAIPLVIRAAPGLVRMADLGIPRNTQQYYKET from the coding sequence ATGTCGAAACCATTCAAAGTCCTACAAATTGGATTGGGGGCCATTGGCCAACCAATCGCTTTTGAGATGCTTGCACGAGATAATCTGAAACTCGTTGGAGTAGTAGACATCAATCCTGAGTACCGGGGAAAAACAGTTGCTGATGTTCTCTCAAACGACGTTGGGAAAAGAGTCCCGATTTTCTCAAATCTCAGAGAATCTCTAGAGAGGACATCTGCGCACCCCGCAGATATCGCGGTGATAGCAACATCCTCCCACTTGGAGCAAGTTATGAAGAGCATTCTTACCTGTTTAGATGTGGGATTGCATGTTGTCTCAATATGCGAAGAACTGTCATTTCCCTACAGAAGGTATCCAAAACTTGCAAAGAAAATCGACGCCGAAGCTGATGAAGTTGGAAGAAGCGTTCTTGGCACTGGAATCAACCCCGGTTTTCTCATGGACCTTTTGCCGTTAATGCTCACGGGCCCATGTATCCGATTCAACACCATGAGAATTACGAGAGTTATTGATTCAAGTACGAGACGGACCTCGTTCCAAGAGAAAGTAGGCACGGGTATGAAAACAGATGAATTCGAGAAAGCAATTGAGGAGGGTGAAATCACAGGGCACGTTGGATTGTTGGAGTCCATATACATGATTGATGACATCCTGAAGCTTTCACTTGATGAAATCAAGGAAAGACCACCCGAAGCAGTAATAGCAGAGGGGGTTGTAGAAACACCAATCGGCTCAGTAGAAAAAGGCGACGTAGTCGGGCTCAGAAGCGTGGGGGTAGGACTTCGAAAAGACCAAGAGATTGTCAAGCTGGAATTTGTTGCACATGCAGGCGCTTCACCTGAGTACGATGAAATCCTCATTGACGGTCATCCTGAAATTACTCAGCGCATAGAAGGGGGAGTTATGGGTGATCATGGGACCGTCGGTATGGTTTTGAATGCCATACCACTTGTAATACGTGCAGCCCCTGGCTTGGTTAGAATGGCAGATCTTGGTATCCCCAGAAACACTCAGCAGTACTACAAAGAGACATAG
- a CDS encoding aspartate aminotransferase family protein, translating to MLEDYETSTPKSKKLWARALKVFAGGVNHNIRTFGLDVCGSHPPFIARGEGSHLWDVDGNEYVDYWLTHYSAILGHNHPAIKKAIIERAKNGHHLGALNEHQVEMAELMQDAIPYFDKMRFCSTGGEATMYAVRLARLFTDRPLVAKAFGGWHGGNDAVGYHIKHPYEDNPWFDGVTFNYNDKESVHDLLKKHGDDIAAFIVEPVLGAGGGLPPRNGFLKYLREETEKRDIVLIFDEIITGFRLTYGSAGLNLFDVEPDLATFGKIAGGGMHLGAYGGREDIMRLAAPHAEGGRWVGGGTFSSHPLSMVAGSAALKELKKRSDEYNELNNRGDRFRKQINEILDEKDESAISTGTGSIVFIHTLNDSIDPPLTGEKLGKLLDRKSLAELQSKLIEKGVFGHHGLGALSFAHSEEDLEFTLNAIAEI from the coding sequence ATGCTTGAAGACTATGAAACATCAACGCCCAAATCTAAAAAATTGTGGGCGAGAGCATTGAAAGTATTCGCGGGCGGAGTGAATCATAACATTCGTACTTTTGGACTGGATGTATGTGGCTCACACCCCCCATTCATTGCACGAGGGGAAGGTTCTCATCTCTGGGACGTGGACGGAAATGAATATGTCGATTATTGGCTAACTCACTACTCCGCCATTCTTGGTCATAATCATCCTGCAATCAAAAAGGCGATTATAGAGCGTGCAAAAAACGGGCACCATCTAGGAGCACTCAACGAGCATCAAGTAGAAATGGCTGAACTAATGCAGGATGCGATTCCCTATTTCGATAAAATGCGGTTCTGTAGCACCGGAGGAGAAGCGACCATGTATGCAGTCCGACTTGCAAGGCTGTTCACCGATCGTCCATTGGTTGCTAAGGCGTTTGGCGGCTGGCATGGGGGCAATGATGCAGTTGGCTATCATATCAAGCATCCGTACGAGGATAATCCATGGTTCGATGGTGTCACATTCAACTACAATGACAAGGAAAGCGTCCATGATTTATTGAAGAAGCATGGTGATGACATTGCGGCGTTCATTGTTGAACCAGTCTTGGGAGCTGGTGGTGGGCTTCCGCCACGCAACGGATTCTTGAAGTATCTCCGTGAAGAAACCGAGAAACGAGATATCGTGCTTATTTTTGATGAAATAATCACAGGCTTCCGGTTGACCTATGGTTCTGCCGGGTTGAACCTATTTGACGTTGAACCTGATTTGGCTACCTTTGGAAAAATCGCAGGCGGCGGCATGCACCTAGGCGCATACGGAGGGCGAGAAGATATTATGCGGCTTGCTGCCCCTCATGCCGAAGGAGGTCGGTGGGTTGGCGGAGGTACCTTTTCGAGCCATCCACTGTCAATGGTCGCAGGATCAGCGGCCCTGAAAGAATTGAAAAAGCGAAGCGACGAGTATAATGAGCTCAACAATCGGGGAGACCGCTTTCGCAAGCAAATCAATGAAATACTCGACGAGAAGGACGAATCGGCCATTTCCACAGGAACGGGATCGATTGTGTTTATCCACACGTTGAACGACAGCATTGACCCGCCATTAACGGGTGAGAAACTCGGAAAGCTCCTTGACCGCAAGAGTCTTGCCGAGCTTCAATCGAAGCTCATCGAAAAAGGTGTATTCGGTCATCACGGTCTTGGTGCGCTATCTTTTGCTCATTCAGAAGAAGATTTGGAGTTCACTCTAAACGCAATAGCTGAGATATAA
- a CDS encoding histidine phosphatase family protein codes for MPHVKSWYSVEWLNSARNIAEWTKETPAGVRTVLLLRHSHRERLNNHEEMMGAGLTDLGRKTAYEMGCRLRVGSNVHISTSFISRCYETAEHLAEGLAEQGYTMDSIDTLPALVGPENAMDVISRELHPDGENVTEFINNWSHGRYDGEMESFRGYLNRLDTTVFNDLETLEAGGTSINITHDLTLMTAKRAILGEPLSRSNREPYLGGIAVRTRDSGIEILFGRKKQVLNRQKNELFIL; via the coding sequence ATGCCTCATGTGAAGAGTTGGTATTCAGTTGAATGGTTGAATTCTGCTAGGAACATTGCCGAATGGACAAAAGAAACCCCTGCAGGAGTTCGGACAGTTCTTTTGCTCCGACACTCCCATAGAGAGCGACTCAACAACCATGAAGAGATGATGGGTGCTGGTCTTACAGATTTAGGAAGAAAGACCGCATATGAGATGGGTTGTAGGCTCAGAGTTGGTAGCAATGTCCACATATCGACGAGCTTCATTTCTCGATGCTATGAAACTGCTGAGCATTTAGCTGAAGGTCTAGCAGAACAAGGATACACTATGGATAGCATTGATACCCTTCCTGCTTTGGTTGGCCCAGAAAACGCAATGGATGTAATCTCACGGGAACTGCATCCAGATGGTGAAAACGTTACTGAATTCATCAACAATTGGTCTCACGGAAGATATGATGGAGAAATGGAAAGCTTTCGAGGCTATCTGAATCGGCTGGATACCACCGTTTTCAATGATTTGGAAACCCTAGAGGCTGGGGGTACATCCATCAATATTACCCATGACCTGACTCTCATGACGGCTAAGAGAGCTATACTTGGTGAACCACTAAGCCGATCTAACCGCGAACCCTATCTAGGTGGCATAGCTGTACGAACCCGTGACTCAGGAATAGAGATTCTTTTCGGTAGAAAAAAACAGGTCTTGAATAGGCAAAAGAATGAACTGTTCATTCTCTGA